A part of Astatotilapia calliptera chromosome 15, fAstCal1.2, whole genome shotgun sequence genomic DNA contains:
- the spx gene encoding spexin prohormone 1 isoform X2, with amino-acid sequence MKGLKTVTIAYVLTLLLLATFISQSRSTPKGSFQRRNWTPQAMLYLKGTQGRRFISEDRKEGDVYDTLHLETRSHNTEKLTVDQAATVLLNFLQQAREGADENADEVYIQELPVWKREYF; translated from the exons ATGAAG GGTTTGAAGACTGTCACAATAGCGTATGTACTCACACTTTTATTACTGGCAACATTTATCTCCCAGTCACGGAGCACGCCAAAG GGCTCATTCCAGCGAAGAAACTGGACCCCGCAGGCTATGCTGTACCTCAAGGGCACCC agGGAAGAAGGTTCATCTCAGAGGACCGAAAAGAAGGAGATGTCTACGACACTCTTCACCTAG AGACTCGTAGTCACAACACAGAGAAGCTGACTGTGGACCAGGCTGCTACTGTTCTGCTTAATTTCCTACAGCAAGCTAGAGAGGGAG CTGATGAAAACGCAGATGAGGTGTATATCCAGGAGCTACCAGTGTGGAAGAGGGAATATTTCTAA
- the spx gene encoding spexin prohormone 1 isoform X1 codes for MKGLKTVTIAYVLTLLLLATFISQSRSTPKGSFQRRNWTPQAMLYLKGTQGRRFISEDRKEGDVYDTLHLETRSHNTEKLTVDQAATVLLNFLQQAREGGESRIWTYGFYIHVFQMYVFHALSITRCHDGHFSCF; via the exons ATGAAG GGTTTGAAGACTGTCACAATAGCGTATGTACTCACACTTTTATTACTGGCAACATTTATCTCCCAGTCACGGAGCACGCCAAAG GGCTCATTCCAGCGAAGAAACTGGACCCCGCAGGCTATGCTGTACCTCAAGGGCACCC agGGAAGAAGGTTCATCTCAGAGGACCGAAAAGAAGGAGATGTCTACGACACTCTTCACCTAG AGACTCGTAGTCACAACACAGAGAAGCTGACTGTGGACCAGGCTGCTACTGTTCTGCTTAATTTCCTACAGCAAGCTAGAGAGGGAGGTGAGAGCAGAATCTGGACCTATGGGTTCTATATACACGTTTttcaaatgtatgtttttcatGCTTTGAGCATCACAAGATGCCATGATGGCCACTTCAGCTGTTTTTGA